The Saprospiraceae bacterium genome contains the following window.
TTACACATTGGATGAATGGAACATAAAAACTACATCTTGTTAGTGTATCAGTAATTGTTGGAAGGTTAATGAAACTGTTCAATTCATCATAAGAGCTGCTATCACTAAAAACGAACTTAGTTATATTATGAAATGTGAGTGTATCAATTGAATTCTTACGATTTAAATATATTGCAACCATTGAATCGGAACATGGGTTAATTGCTTTTAAGGAATCACCAACATTTAAATTAAAGTCATATAACAGAACATCACGATTCTTGATATTATAAATACTGTTTCCAAAAAAATATGTATACACTTTACTGTTAATTGTGTCTTCTCTAAAATAACCGGCATTATAAATGAAGTTTAATGGCAAATCAAGCGGCATTGATTTTGTTACAATCGCTTTTAATATTTTATATTGTTTTGACTCAATAATGGTATCATTATCGAAATAATAAGATCTATATTTATCAAGTACCCCACACGGACCTTGGCAATTATAAACTATCCACCACTTCTTCCCTTTATCTATGAAATGATTTTTGATTTGTGCTACTAAGCTAAGTTTTGCAAACAAAATTAAGGGTAAAAGTATTTTCAGCTTCATGACAAATATATATTAGGAAATGGAACTAGTAATTAGTATAACGTGTATTATTTATTAACTATGTCATCTTCAATTAGCGCTAACGGTCTGGCTATACACGCTGGACCGCCAAACCAAAGTTAACCAAAAGTAAAAAATAAATTTTAATTACTGAAAAAATTTAAAATAGAATCCGGGAGTTGAAGGCGGTATGGCGTGTGTAGCCTGTTACTGGTTCGTGCTGCTGTCCCAACAAGTGAAAAATTTAAGGATGTAAAATTAAGTGCGACGCAAAGTTGAATATAAAGCCAAACAAGAGCGATATGAATTCAGAGTACAATCATTCTGGCGTCCCTCTTGCATCATGTGCAGTAACTTGTTTATACCCACTACAAAACTTCTACCATCCAATAATTACAGCTGGATTCTCGAAGCTTCGTTTGGCATATTACAAATATAGACATTTATTCAAATTATAACAGGGCATCTTTATTTAAGATAAAATATGGTCAATTGTGTAAGTGGAGGGAAATCAGTAAAGCTTAGAGCTGATAAGCTATTAATCTGTCAAGGTTTATATAGAAATCCAATTATGAGTCCGATGTCACTGGTGTTAATCAATATAATAAATACAGGTATGGGAAAACTTGCATTGATACCCAACTCAGGGT
Protein-coding sequences here:
- a CDS encoding T9SS type A sorting domain-containing protein; the protein is MKLKILLPLILFAKLSLVAQIKNHFIDKGKKWWIVYNCQGPCGVLDKYRSYYFDNDTIIESKQYKILKAIVTKSMPLDLPLNFIYNAGYFREDTINSKVYTYFFGNSIYNIKNRDVLLYDFNLNVGDSLKAINPCSDSMVAIYLNRKNSIDTLTFHNITKFVFSDSSSYDELNSFINLPTITDTLTRCSFYVPFIQCVKINDSITFGTKCNEVNSRNPFHDEFFKVYPNPFLNNLFIDISNFNHTEINIYSLDNKLMFKIKLKSKNTLIQNLDLQAGVYVYIISENKKIIKMGKLIKI